TCGGACGGCTACAGAAGCCCGACACCGGAACCATCACCGTCGGCAACATGGACGTCGCCTCTACGCCGTCCGGCGAGGTCGCCAAGCATCTGTCAATTCTGCGACAGGAGAACCACTTCGTCACCCGACTGACCGTCCGCCAGCTCGTCGGGTTCGGGCGCTACCCGTACTCTCACGGACGACTCAACGTCGAGGACGAGAAGTACATTTCCGAGGCCATCGACTTCCTCAACCTCACCGAGTTCGAGAACCGCTACCTCGACCAGCTCTCCGGCGGCCAACGCCAGCGCGCCTATGTCGCCATGGTCCTGGCCCAGAACACCGAGTACGTCCTACTGGACGAACCGCTGAACAACCTGGACATGAAGCACTCCGTCCAGATGATGAAGCAGCTACGCCGTGCCTGCGACGAGCTCGGGCGCACCGTGATCATCGTGCTGCATGACATCAATTTCGCTGCACGCTACGCCGACCATATCTGCGCCATGACCAACGGTGGGGTAAACGTCTTCGGCACCCCGCAGGAGGTTATTCAGGATGATGTACTGACCAGCATCTTCGGCACCGACGTGCAGGTCCTGGAGACCGAGTACGGCCCCTTGGCCAACTACTTCTGAGCCCGACGACCACCATGACCCTCACCACTGAGATCTGGCACAGTCTGATCGGCGTCGCCGTTCTCATGATCATCGCCGTGACAGTGCTCTCTGTCGCGGGTGTCGGCAACCGGTGGAGCATTACGGCAGCGATCGCCCGCGGCACTGTCCAGCTCGCCCTGATCAGTGTGGTGCTATCCGGTGTCATCACCGATTCCCGCTGGGTTGCGCTTGCCCTCGCGGCGATGTTCACTGTTGCTGCGGTCACCAGTACCTACCGCGTCGACTGGTCACTACACCGCTTTCTCGTCGTTACCGGGGCCATGGCTGCCGGGATCACAACAGTGCTCGGTGTGGTCTTCCTGACCGGCGCGATCGAACTCTCGTCCCGATACGCGCTGGCGATTGGCGGCATCATCATCGGTGGAGCCATGTCTACCGCCACGCTGGCCGGGCGCAGACTCGCCCAGGCGACAGAAGAGCGGTGGAACGAAATTGAAGGCTGGCTGGCGCTAGGAGCAACTCCGCGACAGGCCACGCTCGAGATCGCACGATTCTCCATCCGGGAAGCGCTGATCCCCTCCACCGACCAGACGAAGACCACCGGACTGGTCACCTTGCCCGGAGCTTTCGTCGGCGCAATCTTCGGCGGTGTCAGCCCCTTGGATGCCGGACGCTTCCAGATTGTTGTATTGGCGGCGATCATGGCGGCCGGAGCGCTGACCGCCACCATCATCGCTATGAGCCTCGCCCCCGCCCTCCACCGGGCCGTCGGATGAGCGGTAGGTTGGTTGCCATGTCCTCACCTGAGCCTGACACCGTTGCCGCACGATTTCGGACGGCATTCCGCCGCCATCCCACCGGGGTTGCGTTGATCACCGCCCACGTCTCCGACCAGGATGTCGGACTCACGGTGTCCAGCCTCGCGTCGCTGTCGGTCGACCCACTGGCAGTCTCGTTCTCACTGTCGAAGCCCGACGGTAGTGCCGGCGCAATCCTGACGGCGGGGTCGTACCTGATCCACTTCCTCAGTGAAGAACAGGCGGGGATCGCCTATGAGTTCTCACGGTACGAAGGTCGCCGGTTCACTCCCGACCAACAGTGGGCCAGGGCTTCTGGTGGTGAACCGTTGCTGTCGGACGCCCTGGCGGTGATGCGGGCCCGCACCATCGACACACTGCGGGTGGGAGACTCCACCCTCATTGCCGCACAGGTCACGGACGTCACCCGCGGCGCGGACGGCCAGGGTGAGGCCCCGGCCTGCGCCGACGTCGCAGCACCGTCCCCCCTGATGTTCCGGAGCCACCAGTTCTACCGGTTCCCCACCGGCCAACCCCCTTTGTGAGGCCTGCAGGATCGACTACTCGTCGGCGTTACCCGCTGACCACGTCGACCAGGGAATATTCCAGTCGCCGAGTCCGTCGTAGCCCTCGAGCTGACCTCCCCCGGTTCCCTGGACCTCAGCGATATCACCGCGCTTGAGGTTCTCGTAGACCCACTGGGCGTCCTCCACCGAAAGGTTCAGACAACCGTGCGACGTGTTGGTGTTGCCCTGCGCCCACAGCGACCACGGAGCCGCGTGAAAGTAGATCCCCGAGTAGGACATCTGCGTCGCGTACTGCACATCCGTCACATAACCGCCGGCATCCAGTGCAAGACCGTACGTCTGCGAGTCCATGGTCAACGCCTCGAGCTGGTCGCCGATCTGGTAGACGCCCTCGGGTGTCTCATGACCTGGCATACCCATCGATGTGGGCATGGTCTTGACGACCTCACCGTTGCGGGTCACCGTCACCGTCTTCGTCGCATCGTCCGCGACAGCGCGGACATCGTCACCGATGGTGAACGAGGCGGAACGGTCAACCTCGCCGTACATGCCGCCGAGGTCCTTGCCCACCAGGTCAGCGTCGACAGTGACCTCCGTACCGGGCTTCCAGTACTCTTCCGGACGCCACCGCACCTCATTCGAGGTGATCCAGTAGAACGCACCCTCGACCTTGGGCTCCGTGGTCACCTTGATGGCGTCTTCGACGGCCTTGCGGTCAGCGGGTGCCTCATCGAAGCGCAATGCGACGGACTGGCCGACGCCGACCGTGGACCCGTCGAGCGGGGCAAGCGAGGCATTGGTCAGCAGGCCAGGGCTGAACGTGGTGAATGAGGTCGACAACGTCTCGTCGCCGGCCTTCGCTTCCAGGGTGTACGTGCTGGAGTACTCCAGCTTGCCGTCAGTGGCCCATTCAGTCTTACTGTCGTTGAATGACCCCTCAACTTCGGTGCCGTAACCGTCGGTCAGTGTGACGGAGTCAATCCCCTCGTCATCCTGGACCGTAATCGGTTCATCCACCTTGACGTCAGTATCGTCGTCATCGACATTGGCGGTCAGCTCAACGGAATCCTCCCCGTCGTCCGAGGACTCGACGCCCTGTGCCGCCTGTTCGGTGTCCGTGTCACCGTCGTCGTCGATAGTGCAGGCAGCAGTCGTCAGCAGTGCGGTGGCAGCAGTCGCGGCCACGATGGAACGCAGAACCCGGCCGTTGCGGCCGAATCGGAAGTGCATGGTGTCTACAGTCTCTTTCCGCCTCGGATGAGGAGCACCCGCGGCGATGAAATGTTGTGGTGAAATCATGTCGACGGTAGTGACGCAGCAGTCCCGCTGCGCCCGGCAAGGTGAGGGTCGGGCCCCGTCTCGGCGACCATCATACGTCTGCGCTGCCCGCCAAAAGTAACGGAAACGGCCACGGCGGGCATATTGTGTCCGAATCGTTACCCACCAGCCTCTCGCACAGAGCCAGGAACCGCGACCTGCGGATTTGCCACGGATACGGCGCGGGGCTATAGTTTCTCTCGTTGCCGAGGACGGGACAGTCTCTGCGGTACACAACACGCGCCATTAGCTCAATTGGCAGAGCAGCTGACTCTTAATCAGCGGGTTCGGGGTTCGAGTCCCTGATGGCGCACAATCACCCCAGGTAGACAGTGGTTACGATCACCGGCTACCTGGGGTTCACTCGTTGCAGTGCACAAAAAATGCACACAATTCGAGAGCACCGGCATGTCACCACGGACGCCCGACAACGAGAAAAGGGCCCCACCATCGGAAAGATGGCGGGGCCGATTCAGGTCACTAGGTCTACAAGTCGTTGCGGACTTCATCAGCGACAGCATCTGATGACTCTGGGTGTCGCTGCAGCAGACGCCGGATGGACGCCAACGCTGCGCGGTACTTCGCTTCCAGAGTGGACACCCTCTTCTCGAGCCGTCCGATCCTCTGGTCCCGCTCATTGAGGAGCCGTTTCGTCCACTTCTCGTTCTCAGCCAGGCGCTTGTCGGTCCAGGACTCCATCTGGTCCACGACCTGCTGCGAGGCGTCCGCGGTCCCCTCTTCTCCTCCCTTCGCCTTCGTGCGGGCGACCAGCCACAGGAAGAAGCCAGTGACAGCGGCAGTGACCGCGTCGCTGGCGGTGAGGTCGCCCAGGTCAAATCCGGTCACGTCGCACCTCCCGAATCCTCAGCTCGGCCCTGGATCCGCGCCAGACCGTGTAGGCGATCACCCCCGCAAACAGCAGGTACCAACTACCACTGAGCCAAATACCCGCTTTCATCAGAGACAATCCCCACAGCATGTGCAGCCCCAGGTCACCGTAGAGGGCCATGTCCGCCAGTCGACAGTCATGCCGCAGCGATATCGCGACGCAGACGATGCCAACGACGAGCCACACCCATCCCCACGTTTCGAGTGGCATCCATGCCTCCGCCGGGTGATCTCGACCTGACAGCGGATCGTATTGGAGGTACGACAGGCCCCGCACACCACACCCCACCCCTAGCAGGACGAGCAACACCGCATCAGTCAGCGCCCACGCTCGCATCCGCTCCGCCGGAGCACGCAGGCGTGGCGGCAGGTGATCGATAGGCATACCGATCACGCCCCCGGGTAGATACCTGGACCAGCCGGATCATTCTCAGGCTCAGGCTCAGGTGTCGCCGCCTCAATGTCATGCTTTCCGTAGGGCTGATCGTAGACCGACAGGACGGCTTCCGAGACCGGGCCACGAATGACCTCTGGCAGGCTGTCGAGCTTGGCGACCAGGGCGTCACCGACCTGTTGGGCATATGCCTGCCCTTCGGCCCACGCGTCCTCGCGGACCTTCTCGACCTCGGCCAGAGCTTCCTCACGAGCCTTGGACCGCTCCGCTTCGACCTCCTGGGCCGGTGCGTCGACGTTGCGGAAGGCGGTGATGCCGAACAGGCTCAACAGCGGGCCGCCGACGTCGATGATGCGCTGCACCGTTGCGTCGATCTGATCGGGCTCAATGAGCCCCACACCCGCCAGGATCACGCCGACGACGACCACCCCAGCGTAGAGGGCTTTCCTGCGGACCTTCGGGGTGTCCCACTGGGACTTCTTCTCAGTCATGACTGCTTCCCTTCTGCGATGATGGCGCGGAACGTCTGCTCGTGGGCGATGGCGAGCATCTGCGGCACAGTCGCGGATCCGTACCGCCTCAGATTCTCGCGGCCCTTGGTGATGAGGTCGTCGATGCGCCAGCCGGTGAAGGTTGGCTCTCCGTCTTTGTGGCCTGAACCGGCGAGCTGCTCGAGCCCGAGATGGGCGTAGTTCACACTCACGGTGCTCTCCTTCGGTTTCGTAGATGGCGGGGCAGACGGTTTGGCCGCCTTGGTGTCGTAGAACAGGTCGCGGACCTGGTCCTTGGTGCCCTTGAAGGCGTTGATGTCGACCTCGAATCCGGCGACCGTCGCGTTACTGCCGAACTGCCACATGCTCGGTTTCTTGTTGCCAAGCGGGTAGGACCACTGCCGGTGGTTGTCACCGGGGTAGATCGACTTCGGAGCGCCAGTGGGGTTGGTGCCGTAGGCAGCGCCCCAGACGTGGCCGAGACCGTGCTGGTCTATATCCGGCTCCCCGCCGATGACCTTGCCCTCCCACCACGGCACGTAGGTGTAGATGCCGGGGACGTGAACGCCGGCATCGTTGAATCGCCTCTTGAACTCCTTGATGTGCTCGACGCTCAACCCCCGAGCGTTTTCGCAGTCCAGCCAGATCGGGCGCTTGGCGTCACCCATCACGGACAGGGATGCGGCGACCTGCTGCGCGATGCTGGTCCCCTCGCTGGGATTGCGGAGGTAGTGGTAGGCAGCGGTGACCAGCCCCGCACCCTCCGCGTCGTCGAGGTGCGACCGGTAGCACCGATCCTTGAACGTCCCATCCGTGGTTCGGATGATGGCGAACTGGATGCCCTCGGACGCCGCCCGCTTGAGGCTCATGCCATCCTGGAAGTAACTGACGTCCACGCCGAAAATTGTTCCCATGCTGCTTCCTCCTGTCGATGGTGGCGGCTTGGCCCCTCCCGGCGCGGTTGCACCGGCGAAGTATAGGGCGGGGTCTTGGTGTTTTCCGCCGAGTTTTCCCGGCGAGCCGTAGACCTCGGCGTGGACGTGCGGGCCGGTGGTCCTGCCTTCGTTGCCGGAGACGCCGATCTGTTGGCCGGCGCGGACGCGGTCGCCGGCTTTGACGAGGATGCCGGGGTGGTGGACGTGGCCGAAGATAAAGTCCTTGCCGACGGACTCCTGGCAGTCGAGCCAGATCCAGGAGCCGAAGCCGTTGACGCTGCCTTGGGCGCGGTCTTTGCCCTGGATCACGACGCCGTCTGCGGGTGCGTAGATGGGGGTGCCGACCGGGCAGGCGAAGTCGAGTCCGGCGTGCATGTCTCCCCATCGCATGCCGTATCCGCTTGCGACCGGCCTCGATGTTGTGGAGGTAGGGGGTGCTGATGCCGACCTCGTTGGCAAACTCTGCGGGTTTGAACCCCCGCGTCTCTCGGAGGAGTCGGAGGGTTGTGCCGACCCTCACCCAGTCGCATTCCTCGAACGGAACCCCCTCTGTAGTGCGATCACCGCCAGTCCTTCGTGACATCGTGCTCTCCCTTCGCTTCCTTGTTGCCAGCAGTATGCCGGAAACAAGAGGATGCCGCCAAGGACGATGCCGGAAATTTGCCGGAACTATGCAGTTTTCCCTGCTAGTAAGGGAACTACAGAGTGGTGATTACAGGCATGATTTTCCGCTCTGACTGCCGGAAACATGCCAGTGCCCCCACTAAACTTTCCTCTTGTTTTCTGGCAGAGTGTCCAACATGGATGTTGGAACGCAGATCGCTAAGCGCCGTTCGGACCTCGGGTTGACCCAGGCCGACCTGGCGCAGGCTGCTGAGATCACCGTTCGCACGATTGGTTCCGTGGAGCGGAACGAGACATGGCCGAGGAAGAAGACACTCGGTGCAATTGAGCATGCGCTCGGATGGGCCCCCGGCTCGCTTGAGCGAATCCGTGAAGGTGGAGCCCCCGACCTGCTGCCCGCAACTATCCCCGAAGGACTGTTTCCACACTCGCTCCAAGACCAGCTGGGGTACATGCAGGAGAAGCAACGTGGATCTTCACCCAAAGACCGCGATGGCGAGTACATCGACACGAACAACGGCGAGGACCTGACCGCCCTCCGGGCGAGCATGCGTGTCCTTGATCAGCTCCCCCAGCCAGTCCAGGACCTCATACTTCAGCAGGCCCGTCGTGACTTCTTCGCTGTCGGCAGTCGACTAACGCAGGAGAACGACCGACGACTTATTCAGTACGCCTTCGAACTCCTAGACAAGCAGGAAACTGATGAAGCTGCAGCGCGGGGAAAGACCCGCCCACGCGTGGTCGATGAAGAGCACGGCAATACCCCCGGTAGTTTGCCTCACGAACAGGAAGAACCTGAAACAACTACCCCCAATGTCCAATCCCTGCCTTATGTTGCTCATGACACCGACACTGAGCCAGAGGAGGGCGATGACGACTACCACGACGGACCCTGACACCAAGGCCTACGCACTCGGCATAGAGATCACCACCCACCACGGGGGCGAGCGCGGCCGACGCTACATCGACGGCACCATCAGCTTGCGCGACGACCTCGGTCCGATCAATCGCCGGTGCACCTTGGCCAACGAACTGGGTCACCACGTCCACAACCACCAACCCATCCCCGCCATGCACGACCGCCAGGAGCGCGAAGCGAACGACTACGCCGCGGAGCTCCTGATCGGCCCGGACGAGTACCAGGAGGCCGAAGCACTCTGCGACGGACACTCCGGTGGCATCGCCCGAGAACTCGGTGTCACCGTCGAACTGGTGCACGTATGGCAGGTACTCCAGGTGCGGAAGCAGCAAGAGAACTAGAGGAATACATGAGCTTGTTCAAGAAGTCCCCAGACGCAAAAACAGCGAAGCAGCAGCGTAAGAAGGCCCTCGAGAGGCGTCAGGAAGAGATCAATGCGCACCTCGGCCGCCTAGAAAAGGCAATTGGAGGAATCACCATCGCGGTCAACAGTGTCGCAGAGGTACTCTACGACGATGAGAAGTTGATCACCGCTGCTACGGGGAAGTGCGAAGGCAAGTACGCCTGCCTGGCGTGTACCGATCAGCGTATCGTCGTCGCGTATGGCGTGCTGACTGGGCGCATCGAGCTTCCCTATGACGATATTGACCGAGTCGACACCGGTCGGAAGTTCAGTGGAAGCTGGATCACCCTGCATAATTCTCTCCAACAGACCACGATCGAGAAATCTCAGGCATCCGACGAACGAATACACGAGATCAAAGACACTATCCGCGCACGGCAGGCCGCTTCACCGGTCTCTCCGGACACAACCAGTGACACCGCTCAGATCGCTAGGCTCTCCGAGCTCCACGAATCCGGGGCGCTCACTGATGAAGAGTTCTCCGCAGCAAAAGCAAAGATCCTCGGCCTCTAGAACACAGGGCCCCACAGTCGGCCAGGGCGATGAGGGCGAAGTGCCCAACGCATAAACCAGTACCGGCCTGCAAGGAGCAGACGAGATGAACAAAGATCGAGATCCCCGAAAACTGCTCAGCGATGCGGAAGAGCAGCCCCACCGATCCACAGAGATCATCCTCTACGAAACCGAGGATGGTCAGGCACGTGTCCGGCTCTACGCCGAAAAGGGGACCGTCTGGCTTACCCAGAAGCAGATGGCGGAGCTCTTCAACGTGACGCCCCAGTCGATCTCGTCCCACCTCCTGGCGATCGTCAAGGATGGAGATCTTGATGATGCTCTTACATTCAAGAAACTCTTGAAACAGCCAGGTCAGAGAGCTACGAATCACTACAGCTTGGATGCCATCATGGCCGTCGGGTTCAGAATCCGAGGGCCACGCGGGGCACAGTTCCGACGGTGGGCTACTGATGTCCTGACGGAGTACCTGATGAAGGGCTTCGCCCTGGATGACAAGCGACTGAAGGACCCCGTCGGTTCTGACCACTTCGACGAGCTGCTTGATCGCATCCGGGATATCCGAGCCTCCGAACGCCGCTTCTACGCAAAGATCACCGACGTGATCTCTGCGACAGCCGGGGACTACCGACCGAGCGAGACTGCCACCAAAGACTTCTTCGCCGCCTTACAGAACAAGCTTCACTGGGCAACCTTCGGCAAAACAGCAGCGGAGATCGTCTGTGAGCGCGTCGACCACATGAAGCCGAACTGCGGCCTGACGACATGGTCGGGCGAACAACCC
The genomic region above belongs to Corynebacterium glyciniphilum AJ 3170 and contains:
- a CDS encoding ABC transporter permease codes for the protein MTLTTEIWHSLIGVAVLMIIAVTVLSVAGVGNRWSITAAIARGTVQLALISVVLSGVITDSRWVALALAAMFTVAAVTSTYRVDWSLHRFLVVTGAMAAGITTVLGVVFLTGAIELSSRYALAIGGIIIGGAMSTATLAGRRLAQATEERWNEIEGWLALGATPRQATLEIARFSIREALIPSTDQTKTTGLVTLPGAFVGAIFGGVSPLDAGRFQIVVLAAIMAAGALTATIIAMSLAPALHRAVG
- a CDS encoding iron ABC transporter ATP-binding protein, with the translated sequence MISIDNVSKTYSAETTIGPVSLDIPAGGVTALVGPNGAGKSTLLTMIGRLQKPDTGTITVGNMDVASTPSGEVAKHLSILRQENHFVTRLTVRQLVGFGRYPYSHGRLNVEDEKYISEAIDFLNLTEFENRYLDQLSGGQRQRAYVAMVLAQNTEYVLLDEPLNNLDMKHSVQMMKQLRRACDELGRTVIIVLHDINFAARYADHICAMTNGGVNVFGTPQEVIQDDVLTSIFGTDVQVLETEYGPLANYF
- a CDS encoding SHOCT domain-containing protein, producing the protein MSLFKKSPDAKTAKQQRKKALERRQEEINAHLGRLEKAIGGITIAVNSVAEVLYDDEKLITAATGKCEGKYACLACTDQRIVVAYGVLTGRIELPYDDIDRVDTGRKFSGSWITLHNSLQQTTIEKSQASDERIHEIKDTIRARQAASPVSPDTTSDTAQIARLSELHESGALTDEEFSAAKAKILGL
- a CDS encoding helix-turn-helix transcriptional regulator, encoding MDVGTQIAKRRSDLGLTQADLAQAAEITVRTIGSVERNETWPRKKTLGAIEHALGWAPGSLERIREGGAPDLLPATIPEGLFPHSLQDQLGYMQEKQRGSSPKDRDGEYIDTNNGEDLTALRASMRVLDQLPQPVQDLILQQARRDFFAVGSRLTQENDRRLIQYAFELLDKQETDEAAARGKTRPRVVDEEHGNTPGSLPHEQEEPETTTPNVQSLPYVAHDTDTEPEEGDDDYHDGP
- the rhuM gene encoding RhuM family protein, with translation MNKDRDPRKLLSDAEEQPHRSTEIILYETEDGQARVRLYAEKGTVWLTQKQMAELFNVTPQSISSHLLAIVKDGDLDDALTFKKLLKQPGQRATNHYSLDAIMAVGFRIRGPRGAQFRRWATDVLTEYLMKGFALDDKRLKDPVGSDHFDELLDRIRDIRASERRFYAKITDVISATAGDYRPSETATKDFFAALQNKLHWATFGKTAAEIVCERVDHMKPNCGLTTWSGEQPRLQDTRVAKNYLQDEELRTVNRLTTMFLDYAEDQTGKRKQLFLSDWALQTDKFLEFNDREILTHRGKRSNAQVKTITKREWDAYRHRHTAEMEEKEMAAIEAIVHDSNETEI
- a CDS encoding peptidoglycan DD-metalloendopeptidase family protein, translating into MRWGDMHAGLDFACPVGTPIYAPADGVVIQGKDRAQGSVNGFGSWIWLDCQESVGKDFIFGHVHHPGILVKAGDRVRAGQQIGVSGNEGRTTGPHVHAEVYGSPGKLGGKHQDPALYFAGATAPGGAKPPPSTGGSSMGTIFGVDVSYFQDGMSLKRAASEGIQFAIIRTTDGTFKDRCYRSHLDDAEGAGLVTAAYHYLRNPSEGTSIAQQVAASLSVMGDAKRPIWLDCENARGLSVEHIKEFKRRFNDAGVHVPGIYTYVPWWEGKVIGGEPDIDQHGLGHVWGAAYGTNPTGAPKSIYPGDNHRQWSYPLGNKKPSMWQFGSNATVAGFEVDINAFKGTKDQVRDLFYDTKAAKPSAPPSTKPKESTVSVNYAHLGLEQLAGSGHKDGEPTFTGWRIDDLITKGRENLRRYGSATVPQMLAIAHEQTFRAIIAEGKQS
- a CDS encoding L,D-transpeptidase; translated protein: MHFRFGRNGRVLRSIVAATAATALLTTAACTIDDDGDTDTEQAAQGVESSDDGEDSVELTANVDDDDTDVKVDEPITVQDDEGIDSVTLTDGYGTEVEGSFNDSKTEWATDGKLEYSSTYTLEAKAGDETLSTSFTTFSPGLLTNASLAPLDGSTVGVGQSVALRFDEAPADRKAVEDAIKVTTEPKVEGAFYWITSNEVRWRPEEYWKPGTEVTVDADLVGKDLGGMYGEVDRSASFTIGDDVRAVADDATKTVTVTRNGEVVKTMPTSMGMPGHETPEGVYQIGDQLEALTMDSQTYGLALDAGGYVTDVQYATQMSYSGIYFHAAPWSLWAQGNTNTSHGCLNLSVEDAQWVYENLKRGDIAEVQGTGGGQLEGYDGLGDWNIPWSTWSAGNADE
- a CDS encoding flavin reductase family protein; the encoded protein is MSSPEPDTVAARFRTAFRRHPTGVALITAHVSDQDVGLTVSSLASLSVDPLAVSFSLSKPDGSAGAILTAGSYLIHFLSEEQAGIAYEFSRYEGRRFTPDQQWARASGGEPLLSDALAVMRARTIDTLRVGDSTLIAAQVTDVTRGADGQGEAPACADVAAPSPLMFRSHQFYRFPTGQPPL
- a CDS encoding ImmA/IrrE family metallo-endopeptidase; translation: MTTTTTDPDTKAYALGIEITTHHGGERGRRYIDGTISLRDDLGPINRRCTLANELGHHVHNHQPIPAMHDRQEREANDYAAELLIGPDEYQEAEALCDGHSGGIARELGVTVELVHVWQVLQVRKQQEN